A segment of the Manihot esculenta cultivar AM560-2 chromosome 13, M.esculenta_v8, whole genome shotgun sequence genome:
ACTCTCTCTTTCCCTTCCATTAATTAACTTTCCCCACTTCATCCAAACAGAATGTTAGTTCCTGTGTTTTTGTAGAGAATTGTTTGCACAGCAACATGTATTAGCTGTATCTATGTTCACACATTCTTAATGGTCCAATGCTAATTTATCCATTCGATCTTCTTTAGGAATTCATTTCTATTTATAAACTTTATTACCTATTGGATGAGGGCTTCATAGTTTTACAATGGAGTCTTTTAGATAAACTTTTTGCTCTCATCGTTGAAGGATGAGCAgacaattttttatatatgaaagCATTGTGAAATCTTATTTATGTTAATCAGCAATATCAGTCCTctaaaaccacaaaatttgCTACTTTTGTTATGAAAATGTTGTCTTTGACTAGGTGCAATTTGTAACAGAGAATTGTTTTTTTCCAATCTATTCTAAGTATAATTTTGTATGACAAgtgtttttttttccctttccttTTGTTTCTGTGCTAAATAGGTCTGATGGACAGATCACCTGTAAGATGTCTTGTCAACAGCATTTCTCGTTTCATTCTTCTAGTTTCATGTCAAACCAGGGCACCTATGCCTATGCAAAAGGATTATAGGAGCATGGTTATGGTTTTAAAGCATTTGAAACCAGTGCTTGATGAAATCGTTGATCTCAGAATATCATCTGATGTATATAAAGAGTGTGAAGTACTTGATGTGACTGTTAATGAGGCTCGAGAATTTATGGAGAACTGGTATCCAAGGATGAGCAAGATTTGGTGTGTAAGTAATTCTTTAATTAGGATATTTTGTTTGTTGGATGCAAAATGCTTTACAGAAGAGCCTCCCAAactcagagagagagagagagagagagagagaaagagagatgaAGCTGCTTTCATAATCTTTGTGCATTGGTTTTTCCATGATGAAGCCATTTTTGCTTGGAACGCTATTAGTGACAGTAGTAGTTTCTACTGGCATATTTAGTTTTCAGTTGTGAAAATTTTTGTAACCCATGCTCAAGAAACTGTCTCTAAGAATTCCATGCAATTCTTTGGAGGCTTTAACCCAAAGCTCTAATAGAACTACGATTCCACTTCTCTTATTTTCTTGCAATCAAATAGAGCTATATAAGATTTTCTAACACAATGATCTCTGGTTTCAGGCTAATGGAGCCTGGAACTCTTAATTCACAGGTTATATCtcatttacaatttttttttgttctattttattttttttcaaattttcagGTACAAAAGATCGAAGCCCTGTTTGTGAGAATCCGAGCCTCTTCACTAGAGATCTGTCATTTGTTGGCTAGACTGTTGCAATCTTCTTCATCCACTTCAACTATAGCTAGCATTGAGGTGCGTACAAAGTTGACAGAATGGTCCTAATAATGAAGTTCTTATTCTTATTTTCTTCCTTGTCAATGGTTTTCCTATTTTATTTGTGACGGTGTAATTATCTGGATCAGTATTATTTCTTGTTTGTTTACTTGACCATACCTAGTGTGTAACTGACTCCAGGTAGAATTTTTCAGCACTGCATGCAGGAGCTTCAGCGTTTGAAACAGGAAACGATAACAGAACATATAGAGGAGGTTTTAAGAAGTAAAAGAGATGCAGTTGTTCCTTGCACTGATCACCTAATGAAAATTATTGAAGCATTAAATTTGACATCAGATGGCGAACTATTGAAAGAAAGTGTGGCTGTGGAAAAGGAGAGAATGAATATCCAAGTCAATAAAGCAAGAGGGGACTTGGATCAAATCAACCAAATTGCGGCTCTTCTCTCTGAAATACGTAATTGCTTGCTTAAAGTTGAGTTCTTGGAACCAAAGAGCGGGGTCCCAGTTCCTTCATACTTCCGCTGTCCTTTATCGCTGGAACTCATGTTGGATCCTGTGATTGTGGCTTCAGGTCAAACTTATGAGAGGAGTTCCATTCAGAAATGGCTTGATCATGGATTAAATATTTGCCCAAAGACCTACCAAACACTAGCTCACACAATTCTCATTCCCAACTATACTGTAAAAGCTATGATAACAAATTGGTGTGAGGAAAATCATGTAAGAGTTCCCTGTAACTCTAAGCAAAACGATCATACCTCGGCCCCAACCCCATCAGATCATGCTTTACCATGCTCGGAGGATTCCCATTGCTCGCAGAAATGTAGCaattctacatccatatcatctctTGAAGTTGGAAATGGATTTGAGAAACGCAGGACCGATATCTCATATAAACTAAGTGGAGAAGAACCCAATGGATATCAAAGTAGGCGGACTGAAAGCTTTGATCACCCATCCCATGAATTGTCATATATCCACAGCAGGAGTGAATCAGCCTCAAGTGCCATATCTAGTATTGAGTATGTGCCTCCTGCATCAGATGAGATATCAACAATATCTGACAAGCATGAAAAAGTGAGTGGCTTGTCTGGGGAGATCACATCTGAATGTCCAAACAAAGAATCAGGATTCTCTCCACGGTTGTCTGGAAATCAATTCCCTACTCCTAAAGCAAAAGCTGACAGGGAAAGCAACGCAACCCATGACCCGAGAACACACTCTGTTTCCTTTCTAGACTTGGGTTCTGATGATCGAGCTACAACTTCTCATGTCAAGAATTTGGTTGAAGATCTTAAAAGCCAATCAAATGAATTCCAGACTACTGCTGCAGCAGAACTCCGGCTGCTTGCAAAGAACAAAATGGAGAATCGTATCATTATTGGCCAGTGTGGCGCTATCGCCCCATTGCTTTCACTACTATACTCAGAAGTGAAGCTAACTCAGGAGCATGCTGTTACAGCCCTGCTGAACCTATCAATCAGTGAAGAAATTAAAACCATGATTGCAGAAGCAGGAGCAATAGAACCACTTATTCATGTCTTAAAATCAGGAAATGATGGAGCCAAAGAGAATTCTGCTGCAACTCTATTCAGTCTCTCTGTCCTAGAAGAATATAAGGAAAAAATTGGCCGTTCTGGTGCTGTCAAGGCCTTAGTGGATCTTCTAGCCTCTGGGACTTTAAGAGGGAAAAAGGATGCTGCAACTGCTTTGTTCAACCTTTCAATCCTTCATGAGAACAAAGCTCGTATAGTTCAAGCTAGAGCAGTAAAGTATCTTGTCAAGTTGATGGATCCTGCCACTGGAATGGCTGACAAGGCAGTTGCCCTTCTTGCAAATTTGTCAACAATCGGGGAAGGGCGCTTGGCTATTGTGCGTGCTGGAGGCATTCCTCCATTGGTTGAGATTGTTGAATCAGGATCTCTGAGGGGAAAGGAGAATGCGGCTTCTGCATTGTTGCAATTGTGCCTTAATAGTCCCAAGTTCTGTAGCATTGTTTTGCAAGAAGGAGCAGTTCCTCCTCTTGTTGCCTTGTCCCAATCTGGCACGACGAGAGCGAAGGAAAAGGTATGCTTTTAACCATTGTCTACTCTTTTGGAAAAAATGCCTCAAGTTACGGTAAAGGTTGTTCTTAATGCTTCATGACACATCAGGTATTTGGTAAAGAGAATGGGAGAAAAGCACTTGTGAGAATGTAATTGCATATTTGTGTTGATCCAGAAAATGGGTCGTGTCGTGgctattgctttttttttttttggaaaattactatttaatccctataTTATAAATAAGCTAACTAGTTGTTCTTtcggttttaaaaaatatatattaaaaaaagttaactAATTAGTCttttcgttaattttagttgttaaatgttttactattgaGCCTCTGTTGGTTGAAAAAACTTATTAGATAATCCCTCAGTTTTGGAAACGCTTGCTGATTAGTCCATTTGTGTCCATTCGTATCAAGGGTATTTAGACTTTTTCAcgatatttaacggttaaaactAACGGAGGAATTAATtattagactttttaaaatgtcaggatgtttttccttcttttttttcatttccttTCTAGACTGTATTAAACCAATTTTGGCATAGATGCATTGTAAATTGCAATGTGTTGGATTATGTATAATCGTTTTACATGTGTTTATGAATCGCAGGCACAGCAGCTTCTGAGTCACTTTCGTAGTCAGAGAGAAGTATCCATGGGAAAGGGTAAATCATGAGAAGAGACAAATTTTGTttgattatttgattttttaaaaaaaatatttgctcTCTATGAAGATGTATGGAAGCTCTTTTTCCATAAATTTTTTAGGTTTTAGTTTATATTCATTTGTGTTGTAGTCTTTATTTATTTCACAGGTAGGAAAATAGTGTGCTCATTAGATTTTAGTCATTTCCAAAATATTTGAGTGCCGTGCCGTCGCCGGAGATTTGTGGTTTTCTTAGTAATGTATATATCATGTACATATATCTATATTCATCTTGTTTACTCTTGCAGTCTGCTATCTATACAATAAAAGTATACAACTGTTCTGAATTCTGAGTGTTTCATCTTTGTCAAGTATTTCCTGGGTATGTTCATCATCTTTCATATTCAGTAAATGGTATGATTCTGGAAAATTGTCAAGGCATTTcatgaaatgaaaatatttttataaagttttaataatttattctattattttctttttttatcttaattattttattttttaataataaattaatggagacataaatattaaaatagtataattattattttcttatttattgtGGAAAAACTTTAAATGAGGCATAAAAGTGGATGAAAGGAGTAGAGAGTCTAATGGATCACAACCTAAGAAAattgattattaaaaaatttaaataatgaaattaataaatatgtggccgacataattttattttattggctTAAGCACAGTATTCCTTTTCACGTCATGACTCACGAGGGAACCAGGTTGTATGATGGGGAGACAATTGCGATTATTGCCTCCTCTGCTTTTGGACAACACTAAATCctccttttttttcctttttaaatttcataatatatatatttatattggaCTAACAGATTTAGACGGAGTGATTTATCAAGGTGTTcactttttaaaaagaaatatgaccgttaattattttttaaattaaaaaatggaaaaaataattttctttaaaaaaagttGAATAacgaaatatttttcttaatttaaacaTAACCCTAAACTCATtagtttcattaattttttcttaGAAGCAACATCCAAGAAAACGTGAAGAACTTCAAAAGAAGATAAGAAGAGGTATTTCTGGCTAAATAGATATGCATAACTTTTACAATCTATAAATATTtcaatacataaaaaatatttctatcattctaaaaaaattaacttttttttattcatttcaaattATGGGTAGATAATAACGTTCAATCAATCTATatctataaattataattataatacatcatattcataaatattattttaattctttattaGCTGATTATATAACCATctttatacataaaaaatttcataattataatatataagagtATTTTTTAGTGCACTCACAGATTTAATATGATGGTAAGTATAtcgttaaaaaatattattttttaaaatttttaaaaagatattattttagttatttattttctaataatttttatgtttaggGAAGGGATTAGAAATGGAGtttcatttataataaaaaaatattaaaaattgaatggtgcatgtttctaatttaaaataaataaattgaagggTGTACGTTTCTAAATCCATTTACAATCATAAACGAAATTagaattgaatatatatatatatatatatatatatatatattataggaattaaaatgttttttatcCTGTTTTCAATTAGATATAGATGTATTTTGTTCTTAATtcgtttttaatttaaaaaataaaaaaaatctcctatttttttttttgcatgcgTTGCCaactaatttcaaaaatttctttATCTATTAGTTTTTTTTACCTTAAATCTTATTAATTTGTACTTAtagtatatattaattatttattttttattaatttttatatgtaatataATTTATGATAAATACTATTTAGATTCATAAGAAGTTTTAATCAATATTATTTGGTTTAAggtgaaataagagaaaaaataaactaaaaaataaaaaaattattaaaatctctcaaaaattgaaaagtaaatttttaaaatttaaagaaggttatttataataaaaacaaaactctaatatttaaaattatgaaaatatttaaaatatttaaaaaataattaaaatataaaattatttttaaatgatagAATATTCGTATCGAACTTTATGatagatttataatttttatcatatttttaaaaatcgtgcgtctcaaaatttttttttaaaatattatcgtgatttttcttttaaaaaattatcgtaAATTTTTATCGGATATCAATAGTAAAAATTAAGTTTGATGTAAATTTATCGTAACGTATATGactaattattttatcaatttattattgttatattattattattattattattattattattattattattgttatataACTTAATTGACACTTgcgaataattatttttcttttgcagAATATtcagtaaaaatataatttaaatagatgaaaTGTGAATAAATGCAcattttatatatgatatgcaAATTGAAAAATCATATATAGAGTTGAATATTTATCAAGAGGACAGAATTAGGGAAGGAAAAATCAATATTATTCAGcagtttaattttatacaatataaaaatattttattggaataatattaaaataaaaaaaattaataatttttttttaaaaaaaatagagatccCCTAATAAGAAATGGGGGGAATTTGAGTATAGTGGAGGGGTCAGGCAACAGCCAAGCAGATGGATGAGGTGGCGGTGGTGGGAGAGCTTTTGATTGGCCAATTCAACTTTTGTCCACAAATTCAACAATCAATAAGTTTGGGTCCTCACAATTCACATCACaatctttttatatatttaattaaaccaTTTTAATTAATATGCATGTGATCAATCACTTTTCTCacctatattttttattacaatatttaatgttattacagctttttaattaaaagtatattttttaaaaacaatttaaattccaatttaaatattatatttgataataacttaaatttaattattatttaattcagttaaattttaaatcgaaaaataaaaaataaatcatcgaGTACCTTGTGCATGACACCCAATTGAAtaatattaattgaattgaaagagattgaaataataaaatctgaaatctctcaaatttacttaaatatatttattattaagttaACTCTGTGAGTGAgtgtatataaataaaataaattttatttttataagtttaatttcacaaaagataaatttcataattattaaattaaatatttagatttacatttatatatttattacatataattttaattaattttgcatAAATTTTGATATAAGTATTTAATGAGATTTAACTATTAAActcatttttcatataaaatcaagcttatattagacttatttttttataacacaaatataattatatttttttatccttAATACTGATTTTccaaaatgaatttattttattttattttattttatattattttttataataaaataaattcattttggAAAATCAGTATTgatgataaattaaatattaatgtgTATGGCTGGAACACTGATGCAATGTTTAGTAGATCATActataacaaattaaattttatattaaatttaataaaaaaattaattatattatattaatattaaatgatTATTACAGCCTCCACAATATAATGCAGTAGTGATAGACAAGGACTAAGGTCTGGTGTTTAAGTTTAAGGTGTTGTCAATTAGTGGGACAGTCTGAATCTGAGATGCTCTTTCATCAAGTTTCAGTTCTTTAAGCAGCGTTTGGTCCCATTCTATACTTCCCCTCCATTTTTGGTACTCATGCTTCttatttactaaaaaaaaattaatatgaaattttttaaaattcaattaaatatatttactttcAAATTAagcttataaatataattaattattattatattattaaaatcgttaacaattatcaaaataattaatattgaaattatGTAAATATAAAACAAAAACTTAGGCTTATGTGATGAAGCCTGGCTTTACTGCACTTGTAAATGTGACAATACAGTAGCTACGATGCCTGCATCCCAGGGCTCTGACTGAACTTATTCATTTCCCTCAGCTTCTTCATTCATCTCTCAATTTATTAATGCAACGCCACATGTCTTTCTGAATTTACTAGGCTGCCTGTCCATATCTATTTTACTATTCTCAAAACAATCAGTCTAACGCTTTTCGGATTTTGTAGTTATTCATCTCAACATTGCCTTTTTCAATTATTGAATCTGGCTTTACCGCTATAACCACTACCgctataaaattttattcttaacaataataaaaaaaaaaattagctacATAAAAAGAAagctacttttaaaatttaatattcctgcacatttatattttaatttaatttttttaattttaattaatttataaatatctaaatttattaatttatatagtaATTTGATAATGTAAATATAAcatatgtattattattattattattttaattggtcaattaattaaaaaaattaatgtttgtgtcattttatattttaattttaattgtaatatttaaattttaaataaattgattcaatatttatatttaagtataattttaattaatttttaaaattaaaataaaagataaacaatgtaattattaaatatgtattttatattttcaataataataaattttattttagagtaaaaattataaatattttataacaaatctgttatttatttcaaaataggattatacaaaataatatatttattataaaatttttaaaattattaatataaaaaaattttatcttttattaaaattgttgaccgtatatttaattattaaattattattatctttataattaaatatatcatttaattacaattaaatataatttaatattattttttaaaattaatttatatttaaaaataataaaatattatattcaacGTCTCAAAAGTCAactcttacattttaatttttaaaaattcactaaaattacattaaaatacaaACAATGAGATAATTcgtctaaaatttaaaattttaaattaaaacgtaaaataatataaatattaaattttttcagttatttgatcattagtttatataaaatataatactgATATGCAAGctaaattaactattaaattgtcgtataaattattaaatatataaatttataaattaaataaaattatattaaaatataaaaattaaacctattaaattaaaattaaaaaaattaaattaaaaaacaaatatgcatacccaaaaaatatttttgtgagaATTTTACGTCAGTCAGTGGGTTATAGGAATTATAAaggatataataattaatttataactattaaataatttaatttaattattttaaactaaatataaaatagctttaaaaaattatttaatccatATAAATTATTACAATTAATATTAAACTCACTCCAAGTCAAAAAAATTTGTGTAAAATTAATAAGTCTAGGGAAAAAAAGACTACCTATAAGATGAGAATTTAACGGGTAAATTTATTAAACAGTGCCAAATATACTAATTTTAAGTTTTGGtctaaatttattcataaattattattaaaatattaaaaaaaattattatttattataattttaaagtttgaaATATACtctgtttaatttatttgattttcttcaacttatttaaataaaaaaaattaaatttaatattttaaattcaagataaatttaacttttttcccATTTATGAGAGGAGGCTCTGTTTTCATTTTATAGCTTTATCCTAGGAATTTGCATATAAATAAAGTATGAGCATCATCATCAATAGTGaaagaaattgaaattatttGATAGCAGTCGTTATCAttgaatttttctattttattaaataattaaagttttgaaTACATAAGAATTCAAATCCCAGATAGATCGAGCAAGTGGCTTCATTTCacttattttcaataaataattcATCAAACAGAACAACTGATtttgatttataattattaaaaaacagAATGTATTAATTCTAACAGTATTTGGTCTATGCTGGAAGAAACATTTTAATTGATATACCACTTGATTATTGATGACTGTTAGGATATTGGTACTCGAGTCATAATTGAGTATTTATATGAAATTCAGActcaaaactcatcaaaattTATTATGTAAGATGATTCATTAGCGCATAGTCTCTTTTCCAATCGAGTAAATTGAGCTGACTGCAGCCTAAGTCTCCTAGGACTCAATTCCTCTCACGTAGTAGAGGAGTAAGAGAACAAGTCTAGTTACACTAAGATTCTAACAGCACGAGCGCCGgaagaaaattaaatggtcgcctAACAGTAGTGAGAAGGTAGATACATATGGTTCTGTGTGACAATGATAGGTGACACAGGTGACAATTATGCGtcaataaagaataaaaaaaaataaaagaaaaaaacgtAAATCATTTaagctaattttttttataccaattgaaattttatttctttatgatttcaaaatattaattattattaaaaacttaaaaaaaaaagaatgaatgGAAAAATAATAGGGGATATAAACTAACCCAATCCAACTTACTCAGCCAAGCTCTAAACATTTTAAGTTTGGCTGGTAAAATTTTTTCTAAGACCAAATgggatattaataaatttaattttaatttatttagtaaatgaaaaaaaaatgagttgagtttttattgaatttgattttaaataatttatgaataatttaatttatttataattataataaattttaatttaaaaataaataattttaattaaataaatatataaataaattaacatgtaaacatataaaaatgactttttaaatattaactatttaaatatttataaattctaaaaatataataaaatcttgtagagtttaattttaaaaaatttatatttaactcataaaatttatataaaatttaaattcaattctcTTGTAGTATTAAATGTAACTTACTTAACAAATAtgtttataaattgatttatgagtatacttataaatttaaaaataagtcaAGTTGAGAATTTTAacgaattaaatattataaaatttaatttcagcttgtttattaaataaataaaattaaatttgaatttaacttaattaaaatttcagccacacccattatttttttatcaaattaaattttgaatagtttaaaattgagaataatttttgaaattcgaaaattttgtatattttgCTGTCTGATATAGGTTCaaaagtttttataatttttttaaatggaaaatagCATTGCCGAGGAAAATAACTTTCAAGCAAATACCTGAAATGAGGATctctgccttttttttttttttttttaaagaaacatATACAATTTCGTCAAAGGTCGtcccatattaaaaaaaaaaaaaaaaaaaaaaaccttcaatAGCACAATAATGAATAATGATtattaatagttaaaaaatccaaaaattttattttatcaagatatttattttattgcagACGACCCCATGTGTAGcttttaattaatcaaattatttttttttcttagaataggaaaaactatttattttagAGGTTAGATGTCAAAATATATCCAAATTTGTATTGCAGGTACCTCTCAACCAATAAAAGAGAaggaatatattattaatatatatatattttttttaaagcactTTGTATGGGCCAGTATGTTGAAGTCGTTTAAAGGGAAGATGGGCTAAAATAAAAATGTCAGAAAATAAAGATGGAATTTACatgagaaataaaaaataaataaataaataaattctcacAAGGACAAGGGTATTCCTGTAACTGAGAAAGGAACTGTCATTCAAGACTACAGCttcaataaacaaaaataaaaataaattattaaaatttttacccTTCAAAAACTTTCCTGTCTCCATTTTAACCTACTTCCCTAACATTTACCATTTTCACAAGCCCTAGCTCTCTCTCTCAATTCAAAAATCAagatgaataataatatttatatatacacatttttattaataataatcataatCCATTAACCAGTAAGAGCAGAGTTGTTGCACCTTttttagtgaaaaaaaaaaaaaaaaaaggaaaacccAATCACCATTCACCGAGCAATTCAGACAACAAAGGATTAGAGCAAAAAATCCACTTATAGTCTCAACTTTTTTTCTAGTATTGCTCAAACAAACAAACTCCAAGATTGCCAAAGAGTAAGAAAGAACTCTTCCTctctcatcatcatcatctctgCACTTTCCCTCTTTCTCCTTAATTATAATATCCACAACTCATAATCTTCCTTAATTTGTTGCTCCTATTTCTCTCTCCTCAAAAATGGAAATTCTCTGTAATATCAATCAATAGTCTATcacaaactttccttttttctttccttttagagtttagtcttctctttctctctgctGCTTGTTTTCATCAACAGTCTTCTGAATTCCTGCTGGGTTTATCAAGAAACCAAAGATTCACTTCTTCTCTCTTTAGGTTTTTCAGTTATTAATCCAGAGAGTGGAGCAGTAACCCTAGAAGAAGAACCAGTTTTCAGGAGGAATAACAAAACAGCGcatattcaatttaatataaGATCCATCTTAGAAGAAACGAAGCACCCACAAATTCATGGAGTTAATCCCTGAAATGAATGGCTCCAACTCTGAAAACACCAGCTTTAATAACATAAACACCAACACCACCACCACTACTGTCTCGGCGGCAACTTCATCATCACCGTCATCATCCGCCACTCCTAGCCGCTATGAGAACCAAAAGCGGCGAGACTGGAACACCTTTGGTCAATATCTCAAGAATCATAGACCTCCCCTCTCTCTTTCCAGGTGCAGTGGTGCTCATGTCCTTGAATTTCTTCGATATCTCGACCAATTTGGCAAGACCAAGGTGCACACGCCAATCTGCTCATTTTATGGTCACCCAAATCCACCAGCTCCCTGCCCATGCCCTCTTCGTCAGGCTTGGGGGAGTCTCGACGCGCTCATCGGACGCCTCAGGGCAGCTTTCGAGGAAAATGGAGGAAAACCTGAAGCAAACCCTTTTGGAGCTCGTGCAGTAAGACTTTATCTTCGTGAGGTTCGTGATTTGCAATCCAAAGCGAGAGGTATTAGCTACGAGAAAAAGAAGCGTAAGCGTCCACCACAGCAGCAAATCCAAGCTCTGCCGCCACCATCAGGTGCAACATAAACATATCTTCAAAAAAACGAAAGAAACAAAGAGCCCTTTTGGCTACTCTCTTCATAATCATCACCTTGTATGTGGGtacttctcttctcttttcttttcttttccttttggtCCAAGTAATGATCTTTTTTAGTAGAATTATTTAGGGTTAGctgttttattcaaattttttttttctgggttATTTTCTGTTTGCTTTCACGGAACAATGGCTAGATCTGGGAATACATTGAATCTGCTTTTGATGCAAACAGTGGCAGTAGTAGTGGGACTAGTGGTAATGGTACTAGAAGAATTGATTGTACTTGCAGTAGTTTCTGGTCTTATGTGGAACTGAGAGAGCATCTAATTGCTCATAGACTTACATGTACTTGAATATTCACGTATGCCAAGCCATAGATTTGCATACCAATGTC
Coding sequences within it:
- the LOC110629983 gene encoding U-box domain-containing protein 3 isoform X2, with product MQELQRLKQETITEHIEEVLRSKRDAVVPCTDHLMKIIEALNLTSDGELLKESVAVEKERMNIQVNKARGDLDQINQIAALLSEIRNCLLKVEFLEPKSGVPVPSYFRCPLSLELMLDPVIVASGQTYERSSIQKWLDHGLNICPKTYQTLAHTILIPNYTVKAMITNWCEENHVRVPCNSKQNDHTSAPTPSDHALPCSEDSHCSQKCSNSTSISSLEVGNGFEKRRTDISYKLSGEEPNGYQSRRTESFDHPSHELSYIHSRSESASSAISSIEYVPPASDEISTISDKHEKVSGLSGEITSECPNKESGFSPRLSGNQFPTPKAKADRESNATHDPRTHSVSFLDLGSDDRATTSHVKNLVEDLKSQSNEFQTTAAAELRLLAKNKMENRIIIGQCGAIAPLLSLLYSEVKLTQEHAVTALLNLSISEEIKTMIAEAGAIEPLIHVLKSGNDGAKENSAATLFSLSVLEEYKEKIGRSGAVKALVDLLASGTLRGKKDAATALFNLSILHENKARIVQARAVKYLVKLMDPATGMADKAVALLANLSTIGEGRLAIVRAGGIPPLVEIVESGSLRGKENAASALLQLCLNSPKFCSIVLQEGAVPPLVALSQSGTTRAKEKAQQLLSHFRSQREVSMGKGKS
- the LOC110629983 gene encoding U-box domain-containing protein 3 isoform X1 gives rise to the protein MDRSPVRCLVNSISRFILLVSCQTRAPMPMQKDYRSMVMVLKHLKPVLDEIVDLRISSDVYKECEVLDVTVNEAREFMENWYPRMSKIWCVQKIEALFVRIRASSLEICHLLARLLQSSSSTSTIASIEHCMQELQRLKQETITEHIEEVLRSKRDAVVPCTDHLMKIIEALNLTSDGELLKESVAVEKERMNIQVNKARGDLDQINQIAALLSEIRNCLLKVEFLEPKSGVPVPSYFRCPLSLELMLDPVIVASGQTYERSSIQKWLDHGLNICPKTYQTLAHTILIPNYTVKAMITNWCEENHVRVPCNSKQNDHTSAPTPSDHALPCSEDSHCSQKCSNSTSISSLEVGNGFEKRRTDISYKLSGEEPNGYQSRRTESFDHPSHELSYIHSRSESASSAISSIEYVPPASDEISTISDKHEKVSGLSGEITSECPNKESGFSPRLSGNQFPTPKAKADRESNATHDPRTHSVSFLDLGSDDRATTSHVKNLVEDLKSQSNEFQTTAAAELRLLAKNKMENRIIIGQCGAIAPLLSLLYSEVKLTQEHAVTALLNLSISEEIKTMIAEAGAIEPLIHVLKSGNDGAKENSAATLFSLSVLEEYKEKIGRSGAVKALVDLLASGTLRGKKDAATALFNLSILHENKARIVQARAVKYLVKLMDPATGMADKAVALLANLSTIGEGRLAIVRAGGIPPLVEIVESGSLRGKENAASALLQLCLNSPKFCSIVLQEGAVPPLVALSQSGTTRAKEKAQQLLSHFRSQREVSMGKGKS
- the LOC110629479 gene encoding protein LIGHT-DEPENDENT SHORT HYPOCOTYLS 3, yielding MELIPEMNGSNSENTSFNNINTNTTTTTVSAATSSSPSSSATPSRYENQKRRDWNTFGQYLKNHRPPLSLSRCSGAHVLEFLRYLDQFGKTKVHTPICSFYGHPNPPAPCPCPLRQAWGSLDALIGRLRAAFEENGGKPEANPFGARAVRLYLREVRDLQSKARGISYEKKKRKRPPQQQIQALPPPSGAT